Below is a genomic region from Pseudomonas frederiksbergensis.
TTCAGCGGCGCGTTCGGCTTCGACGCCATCAACGGTTATCAGGGCAGCGACAAGCTGGTGTTCATGGGCGTTCAAGGCGCGGGGCTGGGCTATGACTACAGCCAGCATGTTTCGCAATCGGGTAACGACACGCTGCTCAAGGTCGGCGACTACGCGGTGACGCTGGTCGGTGTCGGCCTGGACAACCTGTCTGGCGCGGGGATCGTATTTGTTTAAACCGCAGTACAAGAAGGCATTGCACTAACTGGAACGCCCCGCGCTTCGGGGCGTTCCAGCTGCGTGAGCTATCTCTGACAATTTCATCAAAGAGAGAGGCAATACCATGGGTGTTTATGACTACAAAAACCACAACTCAGCCGAATCAAAAGCGCTGTTTTCCGATGCGCTGGCGATCACGCTGTACTCCTATCACAACCTCGACAATGGCTTTGCCACGGGCTATCAGCACAATGGTTTCGGCCTTGGACTGCCGGCGACGCTGGTCACTGCGCTGATCGGTGGCACTGATTCGCAAGGGGTGATTCCCGGTGTTCCCTGGAACCCCGACTCGGAAAAAGCCGCGCTGGACGCGGTGCAAAAGGCCGGCTGGACACCGATCACTGCCAGCCAGTTAGGCTATGGTGGCAAGGTCGATGCGCGGGGAACCTACTTCGGCGAAAAAGCCGGTTACACCACGGCCCAAGTCGAGATCCTCGGCAAGTACGACGCTCAGGGGCATCTCACGGAAATCGGCGTTGCCTTTCGCGGCACCAGCGGCCCGCGTGAAATTCAGATTTCGGATTCCATCGGCGATGTGATCAACGACCTGATGGCGGCGTTAGGCCCCAAGGACTACGCCAAGCATTACACCGGTGAAGCCTTTGGTTCATTGCTCAAAAATGTCGCCGCGTTTGCCACAGCCAATGGCCTGAGCGGCAAGGACGTACTGGTCAGCGGCCACAGCCTTGGCGGGCTGGCGGTCAATAGCCTGGCGGATCTGAGCGGCGATCACTGGAACGGTTTCTACAAGGATGCCAACTACATCGCCTACGCGTCACCGACCCAAAGCAGCACCGACAAAGTGCTCAACATCGGTTACGAAAACGATCCGGTATTCCGCGCGCTGGACGGCTCAACGTTCAACCTGGCATCGGTGGGCGTACACGATGCCCCTCAGGACTCGGCAACCAACAACATCGTCAGCTTCAACGACCATTACGCCTCGGCTGCCTGGAACCTGCTGCCGTTTTCGATCCTCAACGTCCCGACCTGGATTTCCCACCTGCCCACCGGTTACGGCGATGGCATGACCCGGGTGCTGGAGTCGAAGTTCTACGACCTGACCAGCAAGGATTCGACGATCATCGTCGCCAATCTGTCGGACCCGGCGCGCAGTAACACCTGGGTTCAGGACCTCAATCGCAACGCCGAAGCCCACAAGGGCAGCACCTTTATCATTGGCAGTAACGGTGACGATCTGATCCAGGGCGGCAAAGGCAACGACTACCTGGAGGGTGGAGATGGCAACGACACCTTCAGGGATGCGGGCGGTTACAACATCATCCTGGGCGGCAAGGGCAGCAACACGCTGGACGTGCAGCAGTCGGTGAAGAACTTCGATTTTGCCAACGACGGCGCTGGCACCCTGTATGTTCGCGATGCCAACGGCGGGATCAGTATCACCCGTGACATTGGCAGCATCATCAGTAAAGAACCGGGATTCCTCTGGGGTTTACTCAAGGATGACGTGACCCACAGCGTCACCGATAAAGGCCTGCTCGCAGGGAACCACCTGACTCAATATGCGGCATCGCTCAAAGGTGGTGCGGGCGACAATGTCCTCAAGGCCGATGCGAGTGGCGAGTGGTTGTTTGGCCTGGACGGCAACGACCATTTGATCGGCGGTAAAGGCAATAACGTGCTGGTGGGCGGTGCCGGTGATGATCTGATGGAGTCGGGCGGGGGGAGCAATACCTTCCTGTTCAGCGGCCACTTCGGCAACGACCGGATCCTCGGTTACCAGACCAGCGACAAGCTGGTCTTCCTCGGGGTCGAAGGCGTGGGGCAAAGCTACGACGTACGCGATCACGCCAAAGCCGTAGGCGCCGATACCGTGCTGAGCTTCGGTCATGACTCGGTGACGCTGGTCGGGGTTGGGCTCGATCATCTGGCCAGTTCAGGCGTGGTGATCGCCTGAGGTTAAAAAAGCCCGGCGCGAACGTTGGTTCGTGCCGGGCTTTGTTCCGGCGAGCCAGGCGTAAAGCAGAGTTTTTTCTGCAACGGCATTAAACCATCGGCCACGCCATACGTTTCCAGATGGCACGACCTTCGCGCGACACAGACGTCAGGCGCGGTGAACCGAAACAGGAGAGTGAACACAGTGAGTAACAGCAAGAGGCAGGCCGTCGCAGTAGCGCTGATGATTTTATCGGCGCGCGCGATGGCCGAGGAGTTGCCTCATGGCTCGATTTTGAACCGATATGGCGTAACTGCCGATCAACTGCCCACACCCGCACAGGTCGAACAGACCGAGCCTGAACCCGAGAAAAGCCATTTTCAGATTCAGCCGGAACAACCCTGGGTGAAGTTAAGCCTGGGTGACGGCAAGCAGCCGCCAGTGACCGGAAACATCAGCATCGACAACGCGAATGCCCGGGAATACGAGCGCTGCCAAACCATCAGAGGGCAAATGTTGCGACGTGGCGGGCAGGTCATTTCCTGCGATAACAGTATTCCGGGGCAAGACCCTGGATTGCAGATGCCTTAAGGATCATTTTTCTTGGCGGATGGTGGCGACGTCGTCCGCCTTGACCTTGATTTTGGCTCCGGAAATGTCCTCGAACTCAACGAAACCTTCCGTGCCCTTGGTTTTCGGCATGTCCTTGGTCAAATATTGGGTGCCGTTCTGCAACGTCACCACCGTTGGAGACGCGCAACCGCCTAATGCCAGCAAGCCCACGATGGCCAGGGGCACGCTCAGAGTGCGGATATTCATAGACAAACCTCTCTTTCAGAACGCTCTGGATCGTTTCGACACACAGGTGCGTCATTTCGATACTGACCGTTCTTGGTGTCACTCATCCCGGGAAAGTTCGGTTCATGGCGGGAAAAACCGGTTAGTTAAGCGTTGGTTGTCCCCAAAAGATCGCAGCCTGCGGCAGCTCCTACGGAGTTGCGGGTGGATTCGGCGTAGGAGCTGCCGAAGGCTGCGATCCTGGCAGAACCGCCGCTGATCATTTTCCGTTTGCCAGCCCCCGTCTCAGCTGATATCTGTACGCATAACCAGTATCCGCTCGCCATGGCGCTTTCTATTTGTGACAGTCAATCCGCTCGAAGATCCGTTCTATTACCTGAACAACTTTCAACACGTGCTCGCCTGGCTTGAGCAGCGCTATGCCGATGTGCTTAGCGTGGAGGAGCAGCAATTCATCGTTGATTTTGGCCAGTTGCCGCGCGCGTCTCAGGCACTGCTGGTCAGAATGGTCATGCGCAAGGGCGAGCATTTTCGCCTCGGCAAGTTGCATTACGCCGAAATAGGCGAAACCGCCCGCGCGGCAGAACCCTTGCTGAACCTTGGCTGGGTAAACGAACAGGCGCCACTGTCGATCGAGCAACTGTTTGAAGTACTGCTCAAACCGGAAATCCTGCAGTGCTTCAGCGCGGCTATCGAACAACCCAAAGCGAAAAAGTCCGAGTGGCTGGCCGCACTGAGCGAACAGTTC
It encodes:
- a CDS encoding YgdI/YgdR family lipoprotein, with the protein product MNIRTLSVPLAIVGLLALGGCASPTVVTLQNGTQYLTKDMPKTKGTEGFVEFEDISGAKIKVKADDVATIRQEK
- a CDS encoding polyurethane esterase; this translates as MGVYDYKNHNSAESKALFSDALAITLYSYHNLDNGFATGYQHNGFGLGLPATLVTALIGGTDSQGVIPGVPWNPDSEKAALDAVQKAGWTPITASQLGYGGKVDARGTYFGEKAGYTTAQVEILGKYDAQGHLTEIGVAFRGTSGPREIQISDSIGDVINDLMAALGPKDYAKHYTGEAFGSLLKNVAAFATANGLSGKDVLVSGHSLGGLAVNSLADLSGDHWNGFYKDANYIAYASPTQSSTDKVLNIGYENDPVFRALDGSTFNLASVGVHDAPQDSATNNIVSFNDHYASAAWNLLPFSILNVPTWISHLPTGYGDGMTRVLESKFYDLTSKDSTIIVANLSDPARSNTWVQDLNRNAEAHKGSTFIIGSNGDDLIQGGKGNDYLEGGDGNDTFRDAGGYNIILGGKGSNTLDVQQSVKNFDFANDGAGTLYVRDANGGISITRDIGSIISKEPGFLWGLLKDDVTHSVTDKGLLAGNHLTQYAASLKGGAGDNVLKADASGEWLFGLDGNDHLIGGKGNNVLVGGAGDDLMESGGGSNTFLFSGHFGNDRILGYQTSDKLVFLGVEGVGQSYDVRDHAKAVGADTVLSFGHDSVTLVGVGLDHLASSGVVIA